In Acaryochloris marina S15, a single genomic region encodes these proteins:
- a CDS encoding cupin domain-containing protein, with protein sequence MKVESQFARLIAPCTIEDFFQTYWEAKTLHLPRNDAFFYGSVLDPGDIDLLLQNKALLADYNNFRLVDQGNKLSLEDWCERHSKSQQYFIDNDKLYSLLHQGLTLTINGAHKKIPKLRHFCSALECELKFKLRTNIYITPPQAQGLAPHYDEHDVFILQITGEKEWKLYHSPVELPSHIRDQSIGRHELAEPELTVMLQPGDLLYIPRGVVHQAASQETTSVHASLGLYPTFAYELLEELVTIAQADPAFRKAIPHGFSSSEQQQAFDESFQTLSQSLMNRVKTKELVERKNGVFLCDRKSEDQGRFQDLIHLPQLNLDSVVARRPNILFSVDRSSTQIILNFYQKSLTFPIFLAASLTDLIDHSCLAIKDIGGLINDAGRLSLTQNLIQEGFLMIKEIEPTSHS encoded by the coding sequence ATGAAGGTTGAGTCTCAGTTTGCCCGTTTAATCGCTCCCTGCACGATTGAAGATTTTTTCCAGACCTATTGGGAAGCAAAAACGCTTCATTTGCCCAGGAATGATGCCTTTTTTTATGGGTCGGTCCTAGATCCAGGCGACATCGATCTACTGCTGCAAAACAAAGCTTTGTTGGCGGATTACAATAACTTCCGCCTAGTGGATCAGGGCAATAAGCTAAGTCTGGAAGACTGGTGCGAACGCCACTCTAAATCCCAACAATATTTTATTGACAATGACAAGCTGTATAGCTTGTTGCACCAGGGCTTAACCTTGACCATCAACGGGGCCCACAAGAAAATTCCCAAGCTGCGACACTTTTGTAGTGCCCTAGAATGCGAGCTGAAGTTTAAGCTCCGAACCAATATCTACATCACGCCCCCCCAAGCCCAGGGTTTAGCACCTCATTACGACGAACATGATGTGTTTATTCTCCAAATCACCGGGGAGAAAGAATGGAAACTCTACCATTCCCCCGTTGAGCTACCCTCTCACATCAGAGATCAAAGTATTGGCCGCCATGAACTGGCTGAGCCAGAGTTAACGGTAATGCTCCAGCCTGGTGATTTGCTCTATATTCCTCGGGGTGTGGTCCATCAAGCGGCCAGTCAAGAAACCACTTCAGTCCACGCATCCCTAGGGTTATATCCCACCTTTGCTTACGAACTCTTGGAGGAGTTGGTCACCATTGCCCAGGCTGACCCGGCCTTTCGGAAAGCGATTCCCCACGGTTTTTCCAGTTCTGAGCAACAGCAGGCTTTTGATGAATCGTTTCAAACCCTGAGCCAGTCCTTAATGAATAGGGTGAAGACCAAAGAATTGGTGGAGCGGAAGAATGGGGTATTTTTGTGCGATCGCAAATCAGAAGACCAAGGCCGCTTCCAAGACCTGATCCATCTGCCACAGCTCAATCTCGATTCTGTCGTTGCCCGTAGGCCCAATATCCTATTTTCAGTTGATAGAAGTTCAACCCAAATTATTTTGAACTTCTATCAAAAAAGCCTAACCTTTCCTATCTTTCTAGCGGCTTCCCTGACCGATCTGATCGACCATTCCTGTCTGGCCATAAAAGATATTGGTGGTTTGATTAATGATGCTGGCAGATTGTCCTTAACTCAGAACTTGATTCAAGAGGGATTTCTCATGATTAAAGAGATTGAACCCACTTCTCATTCCTAA
- a CDS encoding ABC transporter ATP-binding protein encodes MLTGFIKARFKRPLHFIPALKLVWQSGPNWTLARIGLVIIQGILPLFSIYMTKLIVDQVTISLALSNRASAINDIVPLLVVAACLTISTTFFASLSDLVTIAHAQRVTDYMQGIIHSKSISADLEYYENAQYYDALQRAQQEAPYRPPRILDRLALAGQSSISLIAMLGLLLALHWSIVGILFVAAIPTVLVRMKFAGVMYHWKRRRTQLERQAMYLGWLQTSDLFAKEIRLFNLGEHFKHRYSQLREIIYKEKVGIVSKRSFAFFGAQVIAGLFVFAIFVYMVQQTLLGVLKLGDLVLYYQALQKGQNSLKGLLRSLSGLYEDNLFLANLYEFLDIESKVLEPECPQPFPGSLATGVAFNNVSFQYVTTQRQAIHNVSLKLQPGQVIALVGENGSGKTTLIKLLCRLYDPTEGNITIDGIDLKNFSKLELKSHISVIFQDYAKYHFTARENIQLGNIERPADEHRIRSAAQLSGADRVIQSLPQGYDTVLGKMFDQGEELSIGQWQKIALARAFLRDSQVIVLDEPTSAMDPKAEYEVFQQFRELIQDQSAILISHRLSTVKMADYIYVMSQGHMIEEGNHNTLMNLNGVYASMFETQAQNYR; translated from the coding sequence ATGCTGACTGGATTTATCAAAGCAAGATTCAAACGTCCCTTGCACTTCATACCAGCTTTGAAATTGGTTTGGCAAAGCGGTCCTAACTGGACTTTGGCGCGCATTGGCTTGGTCATCATTCAGGGCATCCTACCCTTATTTTCCATTTATATGACTAAGCTGATTGTCGACCAAGTGACGATTAGCTTAGCACTCTCTAACCGGGCATCAGCGATCAACGATATCGTTCCTTTATTGGTTGTTGCCGCTTGCTTGACGATTAGTACGACCTTCTTTGCCTCGCTATCGGACTTGGTTACCATTGCTCATGCTCAGCGGGTCACGGATTATATGCAGGGCATTATCCACTCTAAATCTATTTCAGCCGACTTAGAGTATTACGAAAATGCCCAGTATTATGATGCCTTGCAGCGGGCACAACAAGAGGCTCCCTATCGCCCTCCCCGTATCCTGGATCGGTTAGCCTTGGCCGGGCAAAGTTCAATTTCACTGATCGCAATGTTGGGATTGTTATTAGCCTTGCATTGGAGCATTGTGGGGATTTTGTTTGTTGCTGCTATTCCGACTGTGTTGGTGCGGATGAAGTTTGCAGGGGTGATGTACCACTGGAAGCGTCGTCGTACTCAGCTGGAACGGCAGGCGATGTATTTGGGGTGGTTACAAACCAGCGATTTGTTTGCCAAGGAAATTCGTCTATTTAACTTAGGAGAACATTTCAAACACAGATATTCCCAGTTACGGGAAATAATCTATAAAGAAAAAGTAGGCATAGTTTCCAAACGATCCTTTGCCTTTTTTGGAGCCCAGGTAATTGCAGGACTGTTTGTATTTGCCATCTTTGTCTATATGGTCCAACAAACTTTGTTGGGAGTGCTCAAATTAGGGGATTTAGTTCTCTACTATCAGGCACTGCAAAAAGGCCAAAATAGTCTGAAGGGTTTGTTACGGAGTCTATCTGGACTTTATGAGGATAATTTGTTCCTTGCGAATCTATACGAGTTTTTAGATATAGAATCAAAAGTTTTGGAGCCAGAATGCCCGCAGCCTTTTCCAGGGAGTTTAGCCACTGGAGTTGCCTTCAATAATGTGAGCTTTCAATATGTAACGACCCAGCGTCAAGCTATTCACAATGTTTCTCTCAAGCTTCAGCCAGGACAAGTCATTGCTTTAGTGGGTGAAAATGGTTCTGGCAAAACGACATTAATTAAGCTACTTTGTCGGCTTTACGATCCTACTGAAGGGAATATCACAATTGATGGGATTGATCTCAAAAACTTTAGCAAGCTTGAGCTGAAAAGCCATATCAGCGTCATCTTTCAAGATTATGCTAAATACCATTTCACTGCCCGAGAGAATATCCAGTTAGGGAATATTGAGAGACCTGCCGATGAGCATCGAATCCGATCGGCGGCTCAACTATCCGGGGCCGATAGAGTGATCCAGTCGTTACCTCAAGGGTACGATACTGTCTTAGGCAAGATGTTTGATCAGGGAGAAGAACTCAGTATTGGGCAGTGGCAGAAAATCGCTTTGGCTCGTGCCTTTCTTCGAGATTCCCAAGTGATTGTTCTGGATGAGCCAACCAGTGCAATGGACCCCAAAGCTGAGTATGAGGTTTTCCAACAGTTTCGGGAGCTCATACAAGATCAGTCCGCCATTTTGATTAGTCACCGATTGTCGACAGTTAAGATGGCGGACTATATTTATGTGATGTCACAAGGTCACATGATTGAAGAAGGTAATCATAATACGCTGATGAACCTGAATGGGGTCTATGCATCGATGTTTGAAACCCAAGCTCAGAACTATCGATAA
- a CDS encoding glycosyltransferase yields MKIALVHDYLTQRGGAERVFELLCRHFPSADIFTSLYDPQQTIELGDRLVHTTLLQKLPGATKYFRLLAPFYYPAFRALDLQKYDLIISSSTSFAKAVRTRSDAKHICFCHNITRFLWDTQTYLREYADYQHLYPFIEKMFRVMRKADLAYAQEPDLYIANSTEVAGRIQSTYSKQAIVVNYPIDNSKFSFSDQKEDFFLVSARLLGYKRVDVIIDAFNQLGWPLKIMGDGPEREHLERRAKSNVEFLGYISDAERCHLMAKAKAVVVAALEDYGLVPVEANASGTPVVSFGAGGVLDTQVPGQTGVFFNKQTASSLQAALVRSQQIEWDYQYIRNHALSHFSEPVFFQKIHQVINQIYPAQTINQNSFVPSIS; encoded by the coding sequence ATGAAGATTGCCCTAGTTCATGACTATCTAACCCAACGCGGAGGCGCTGAGAGGGTTTTCGAGCTGTTGTGTCGTCACTTCCCCAGTGCAGATATATTCACTTCTCTATACGATCCACAACAAACGATAGAGTTGGGCGATCGACTTGTTCATACAACTCTTTTACAGAAATTACCAGGGGCAACCAAGTATTTTAGGCTGTTGGCTCCTTTCTATTATCCAGCTTTTAGAGCGTTGGATTTACAGAAATATGACCTAATTATTAGCAGTAGCACCAGCTTTGCTAAAGCGGTGCGAACCCGATCGGATGCAAAACATATCTGCTTTTGCCATAACATCACTCGTTTTCTGTGGGACACCCAAACCTATTTGAGAGAGTATGCAGACTATCAGCATCTCTACCCTTTTATCGAGAAAATGTTTCGGGTCATGAGGAAGGCTGATCTCGCCTATGCCCAAGAGCCCGATCTATATATTGCTAATTCGACTGAAGTCGCCGGCCGTATCCAATCGACTTATAGTAAGCAAGCGATTGTAGTCAACTATCCAATTGATAATTCTAAATTTTCTTTTTCGGACCAAAAAGAAGATTTTTTCTTAGTATCTGCCCGATTGTTGGGCTATAAGCGTGTTGACGTTATTATTGATGCGTTTAATCAGTTGGGTTGGCCTTTGAAGATTATGGGAGATGGCCCGGAACGGGAGCATTTAGAACGTCGAGCTAAATCAAACGTCGAATTTCTAGGATATATCTCTGATGCAGAGCGCTGTCATCTGATGGCCAAAGCTAAAGCAGTGGTCGTGGCAGCCCTAGAAGATTATGGTTTGGTTCCCGTTGAAGCAAATGCCAGCGGAACGCCAGTGGTTTCTTTTGGTGCGGGTGGTGTACTCGATACCCAAGTTCCAGGCCAGACGGGTGTGTTTTTCAATAAACAAACAGCCTCATCTCTGCAGGCAGCACTCGTGCGATCGCAACAGATCGAATGGGACTATCAATACATTCGAAACCATGCCCTGTCACACTTTTCCGAACCCGTCTTCTTTCAAAAAATCCATCAAGTTATTAACCAAATTTATCCCGCTCAAACGATTAATCAAAATTCTTTTGTTCCTTCTATAAGTTGA
- a CDS encoding lasso peptide isopeptide bond-forming cyclase — protein MSAITGFVYPHPHPGGIDHLHQMVQSLSHRGPDGTNIWSQDQVGLGHCLLQTTPESRFETPPLSNASQTLVLTADARIDNRADLMTQLGLEQPTSEVITDSALILAAYEKWGEQCPEFLLGDFAFALWDATQQHLFCARDHFGVKPFFYYASEQVFAFASEMKALFHLPEVPKALNETRVADYLTLMLFDSEMTFYEQILRLPPAHRMTVSKNNLDISSYWSLDPDVELQLESDQAYAEQFQAIFTEAVRCRLRSAFPVGTMLSGGIDSSSITCMTAQLRQEAQETAKFPTFSAVFNEITASDEQEFINAVVHQRPIEPQYVQGDQLGPWTDYQQMLALQDEPLFACNSHLTHALYQIAQGQSVRVLLDGFDGDQAVSHGVGYLRTLAKAGHWLKLWREMSGFCQSFGYDLWPLYRSYVRKFGINPLLKKTKITKIIRKVNTWQSRGQQDPSASQAAPAMPWAIPLSPDFIDRASVLQRYKQLRRQRFGAQPSQRHEHIVDVTSGLVSSTLEVMDRTAAASQIELRFPFWDKRLVEFCVSLPEEQKMQNGWTRLIIRRGLEGILPPQIQWRAGKGNLGTAFDHTLEKYGTDLIHQVLSHPPDAIADFIDMQELTNLVNRWHTGHAEANDTLLIWIAVNLILWLQQANLSSNFAESTQ, from the coding sequence ATGAGCGCAATTACTGGCTTTGTTTATCCTCACCCTCATCCTGGGGGGATTGATCATCTGCATCAAATGGTCCAATCTCTGTCCCATCGGGGACCGGATGGGACAAATATATGGAGTCAAGATCAGGTTGGCCTCGGCCATTGTTTATTACAGACAACCCCAGAATCCCGGTTTGAAACGCCTCCTCTCAGCAATGCCTCCCAAACCTTAGTCCTCACTGCCGACGCGCGGATTGATAATCGTGCTGATCTGATGACCCAGTTGGGCCTGGAACAGCCTACATCCGAAGTTATTACCGATAGCGCTCTCATTCTTGCTGCCTACGAAAAATGGGGTGAACAATGTCCTGAATTTCTCCTGGGTGACTTTGCCTTTGCCCTCTGGGATGCCACTCAACAGCATTTGTTTTGTGCCCGCGATCATTTTGGGGTCAAGCCTTTCTTTTACTATGCCTCTGAACAGGTGTTTGCCTTTGCAAGCGAAATGAAAGCGCTGTTTCACCTGCCAGAAGTGCCTAAAGCCTTAAATGAAACCAGAGTCGCCGACTATCTGACCCTCATGTTGTTTGATTCAGAAATGACCTTCTATGAGCAGATCCTGCGACTTCCTCCTGCTCACCGGATGACGGTGAGCAAAAACAATCTGGACATCTCATCCTACTGGTCTCTCGATCCTGACGTTGAACTACAGCTTGAGTCCGATCAAGCCTATGCTGAACAGTTTCAAGCTATTTTTACCGAAGCAGTGCGCTGTCGCCTCAGAAGTGCATTTCCCGTGGGCACGATGTTAAGTGGTGGCATTGACTCCTCCTCCATCACCTGTATGACTGCCCAGTTGAGACAGGAGGCACAAGAGACCGCTAAATTCCCCACCTTCTCTGCCGTGTTTAATGAAATAACGGCATCTGATGAACAGGAATTCATTAATGCAGTGGTTCATCAGCGGCCTATCGAGCCTCAGTATGTACAGGGAGATCAACTCGGACCCTGGACAGATTATCAGCAGATGTTGGCCCTTCAAGACGAACCCTTATTTGCCTGTAACTCCCACTTAACCCATGCCTTATATCAAATCGCTCAGGGCCAATCCGTCCGGGTGTTATTGGATGGCTTTGATGGTGATCAGGCGGTATCCCATGGAGTAGGGTATTTGCGCACCCTTGCCAAAGCGGGACATTGGCTCAAGTTATGGCGCGAGATGAGCGGGTTTTGTCAAAGCTTCGGTTACGACTTATGGCCACTGTATCGGTCCTATGTCCGTAAATTTGGCATCAACCCCCTCCTCAAGAAGACAAAGATCACCAAAATTATTCGTAAAGTCAACACTTGGCAATCTCGTGGACAGCAAGACCCTAGTGCATCACAGGCAGCTCCAGCAATGCCTTGGGCCATTCCCCTTAGCCCAGACTTTATCGATCGGGCATCAGTGCTACAGCGCTATAAACAGTTGCGTCGTCAGCGCTTTGGCGCACAACCATCTCAACGTCATGAACATATCGTTGATGTTACGTCTGGCTTAGTCTCTTCGACCCTAGAAGTGATGGATCGAACAGCCGCCGCATCCCAAATTGAATTGCGATTTCCCTTTTGGGATAAGCGGTTAGTAGAATTTTGTGTCTCTCTACCAGAGGAGCAGAAGATGCAAAATGGTTGGACTCGGTTGATTATCAGACGTGGACTCGAAGGTATTCTTCCTCCCCAAATTCAGTGGCGCGCAGGGAAAGGAAATTTGGGCACAGCGTTTGACCATACCCTAGAGAAATACGGTACGGACTTGATCCACCAGGTCCTCAGTCATCCTCCTGATGCCATTGCAGACTTTATTGATATGCAAGAGCTGACTAACCTAGTCAATCGATGGCACACAGGACATGCTGAAGCTAACGACACTTTACTGATTTGGATTGCCGTTAACTTGATTCTTTGGCTACAACAAGCTAATCTAAGCTCCAATTTTGCAGAATCCACGCAATAG